One window of Salvelinus fontinalis isolate EN_2023a chromosome 19, ASM2944872v1, whole genome shotgun sequence genomic DNA carries:
- the LOC129816283 gene encoding Golgi reassembly-stacking protein 2-like isoform X1 — MGGAQSIEIPGGGSEGYHVLRVQENSPGHLAGLEPFFDFIISISDTRLNKDNDTLKDLLKVNVEKPIKMLVYSSKTLELRETTVTPSNMWGGQGLLGVSIRFCSFEGANENVWHVLEVEPNSPAALAGLRPLTDYIIGADTVMNESEDLFSLIETHEGKGLKLYVYNTDTDNCREVVITPNSEWGGEGSLGCGIGYGYLHRIPTQPFEEGKKISFPGQIPSEPVSPLKDGFTEVQLSAVSPQPAVPSAPTGLRQNLSDLSVSSVPLTVPNALQTGVPTMPLLPSQVGPLLSTVPPVLPATTLPGLMSLPGGLPPLPNLPNLNFTLPDFGTVSLPGIGGMPPAGFPPLAPLPPLNLAMLNPQLPLVPGITLPPSQFTLPPANVKVSYEQRPALIPDTKSSSAPVVIDKLMETLLPTPVASFEPTEATSESS; from the exons CAGA GTGCAAGAGAACTCCCCTGGTCATCTTGCAGGATTGGAACCATTCTTTGACTTTATTATTTCCATCAGTGACACAAGATTG AACAAAGATAATGACACATTAAAAGACTTGCTGAAGGTGAACGTGGAGAAACCCATCAAGATGCTGGTATACAGCAGCAAGACACTTGAGCTGAGGGAGACAACAGTCACACCCAGCAACATGTGGGGAGGCCAGGGGCTGCTGGGTGTCAGCATCCGATTCTGCAGCTTCGAAGGAGCCAATGAGAATGTGTGGCATGTTTTG GAAGTGGAGCCAAATTCTCCTGCAGCCCTGGCTGGTTTGAGACCACTCACTGACTACATCATAGGTGCAGACACTGTCATGAACGAG TCTGAAGATCTCTTCTCCCTCATTGAAACTCATGAAGGGAAAGGGCTTAAGTTGTATGTGTATAACACTGACACGGACAACTGTCGGGAGGTGGTCATTACTCCAAACTCTGAATGGGGTGGAGAGGGCAG CCTAGGTTGTGGGATTGGCTATGGCTACCTGCACAGGATACCCACACAGCCATTTGAAGAGGGTAAGAAGATCAGTTTCCCTGGACAGATTCCAAGTGAACCAGTTTCCCCACTCAAGGATGGCTTCACAGAG GTTCAGCTCTCTGCTGTCAGTCCTCAACCTGCGGTGCCTTCTGCTCCTACTGGGTTGAGACAAAATCTCTCTGACCTGTCAGTCAGCTCAGTTCCTCTCACTGTCCCGAACGCTCTACAAACAG GAGTGCCTACTATGCCACTGTTGCCTAGCCAAGTCGGCCCCCTGTTAAGCACTGTACCTCCAGTCCTCCCTGCTACCACGTTACCAG GTCTAATGTCGTTACCCGGAGGACTACCTCCCCTTCCCAACCTGCCAAATTTGAATTTCACTTTGCCAGACTTCGGCACTGTATCGTTACCAGGTATTGGAGGGATGCCACCAGCAG GTTTCCCTCCATTggcccctcttcctcccctaaaTCTAGCCATGCTCAACCCTCAGCTGCCACTGGTCCCAGGGATAACTCTGCCTCCATCTCAGTTCACTCTTCCACCTGCAAATGTCAAAGTCTCCTATGAGCAGAGACCTGCCCTCATCCCGGACACAAAATCCTCCAGTGCCCCAGTGGTCATTGACAAATTGATGGAAACACTCCTCCCTACACCAGTGGCCTCCTTTGAACCAACAGAAGCGACCTCTGAGTCCTCCTAA
- the LOC129816283 gene encoding Golgi reassembly-stacking protein 2-like isoform X2, with the protein MGGAQSIEIPGGGSEGYHVLRVQENSPGHLAGLEPFFDFIISISDTRLNKDNDTLKDLLKVNVEKPIKMLVYSSKTLELRETTVTPSNMWGGQGLLGVSIRFCSFEGANENVWHVLEVEPNSPAALAGLRPLTDYIIGADTVMNESEDLFSLIETHEGKGLKLYVYNTDTDNCREVVITPNSEWGGEGSLGCGIGYGYLHRIPTQPFEEGKKISFPGQIPSEPVSPLKDGFTEVQLSAVSPQPAVPSAPTGLRQNLSDLSVSSVPLTVPNALQTVPTMPLLPSQVGPLLSTVPPVLPATTLPGLMSLPGGLPPLPNLPNLNFTLPDFGTVSLPGIGGMPPAGFPPLAPLPPLNLAMLNPQLPLVPGITLPPSQFTLPPANVKVSYEQRPALIPDTKSSSAPVVIDKLMETLLPTPVASFEPTEATSESS; encoded by the exons CAGA GTGCAAGAGAACTCCCCTGGTCATCTTGCAGGATTGGAACCATTCTTTGACTTTATTATTTCCATCAGTGACACAAGATTG AACAAAGATAATGACACATTAAAAGACTTGCTGAAGGTGAACGTGGAGAAACCCATCAAGATGCTGGTATACAGCAGCAAGACACTTGAGCTGAGGGAGACAACAGTCACACCCAGCAACATGTGGGGAGGCCAGGGGCTGCTGGGTGTCAGCATCCGATTCTGCAGCTTCGAAGGAGCCAATGAGAATGTGTGGCATGTTTTG GAAGTGGAGCCAAATTCTCCTGCAGCCCTGGCTGGTTTGAGACCACTCACTGACTACATCATAGGTGCAGACACTGTCATGAACGAG TCTGAAGATCTCTTCTCCCTCATTGAAACTCATGAAGGGAAAGGGCTTAAGTTGTATGTGTATAACACTGACACGGACAACTGTCGGGAGGTGGTCATTACTCCAAACTCTGAATGGGGTGGAGAGGGCAG CCTAGGTTGTGGGATTGGCTATGGCTACCTGCACAGGATACCCACACAGCCATTTGAAGAGGGTAAGAAGATCAGTTTCCCTGGACAGATTCCAAGTGAACCAGTTTCCCCACTCAAGGATGGCTTCACAGAG GTTCAGCTCTCTGCTGTCAGTCCTCAACCTGCGGTGCCTTCTGCTCCTACTGGGTTGAGACAAAATCTCTCTGACCTGTCAGTCAGCTCAGTTCCTCTCACTGTCCCGAACGCTCTACAAACAG TGCCTACTATGCCACTGTTGCCTAGCCAAGTCGGCCCCCTGTTAAGCACTGTACCTCCAGTCCTCCCTGCTACCACGTTACCAG GTCTAATGTCGTTACCCGGAGGACTACCTCCCCTTCCCAACCTGCCAAATTTGAATTTCACTTTGCCAGACTTCGGCACTGTATCGTTACCAGGTATTGGAGGGATGCCACCAGCAG GTTTCCCTCCATTggcccctcttcctcccctaaaTCTAGCCATGCTCAACCCTCAGCTGCCACTGGTCCCAGGGATAACTCTGCCTCCATCTCAGTTCACTCTTCCACCTGCAAATGTCAAAGTCTCCTATGAGCAGAGACCTGCCCTCATCCCGGACACAAAATCCTCCAGTGCCCCAGTGGTCATTGACAAATTGATGGAAACACTCCTCCCTACACCAGTGGCCTCCTTTGAACCAACAGAAGCGACCTCTGAGTCCTCCTAA